The Rissa tridactyla isolate bRisTri1 chromosome 6, bRisTri1.patW.cur.20221130, whole genome shotgun sequence genome includes a region encoding these proteins:
- the TSPEAR gene encoding thrombospondin-type laminin G domain and EAR repeat-containing protein isoform X2, whose protein sequence is MSAPLLIWVVLLHWATSGDFVRGGRTWQHCTDLRPLDILSEVVPTGGLARGMRVFQVQGVRGFQLAASRPRALGFPASRLFIHCDRFPEEFSIIVTLRVLGVPAKERAGGWQTRVTFHNVSLSDNQWHTLVLAVSGQSFSLTVDCSVPKDLLVETPFPASLSVKRASFYLGNRRRRKGVFTGLLRQLVLLPGADATPRVCTAMNFKEATLSVPTVLQDVPAKPASNEVLKYPYETDTKVTLGSRPPCTKQEKAQFWFNASRRGLYLCNGSAWISLLEVKQRLDYVEEYQSLVTNSETMGVEVFTIPKVGLFAATANRYTPPGSAIYKWTDGKFVPYQNIPTYQAQSWKYFTIGKKIFLAVANFEQNDRGQEFSVIYKWSRRKEKFITYQRITTHSARDWEAFVIEGEAFLAVVNHREGNNHNIDSVIYRWNPRTGLFETNQTIPTSGAYDWEFFTIGPYSFLAVANTFNGTSTKIYSHIYIWLSGSFQLFQSILTFGAADWEVFRIGDRVFLAVANSHSYDSGMPAPSNFYAINSSIYELNITAQMFVKFQDLLTYSALDWEFFSVGDDSFLVVANSFDGFTFSVNSIIYRWQGYEGFVAAHHLPTVGCRDWEAFHTAEGSYLLYSSAKEPLSKVLKLKTT, encoded by the exons ATGTCGGCTCCGCTGCTGATCTGGGTTGTCCTCCTCCACTGGGCTACCAGCGGGGACTTCGTCCGGGGTGGCAGGACCTGGCAGCACTGCACAG ACCTGCGCCCGCTGGACATCCTCTCGGAGGTGGTCCCCACCGGCGGGCTCGCCCGCGGCATGAGGGTGTTTCAAGTGCAGGGGGTGCGTGGTTTCCAGCTCGCTGCCTCGCGGCCCCGCGCCCTGGGCTTCCCTGCCTCCCGCCTCTTCATCCACTGCGACCGCTTCCCTGAGGAGTTCTCCATCATCGTCACGCTGAGGGTCCTGGGCGTTCCTGCCAAG GAGCGCGCCGGCGGCTGGCAGACCCGCGTCACCTTCCACAACGTCTCCCTCTCTGACAACCAGTGGCACACGCTCGTCCTGGCCGTCTCCGGCCAGTCCTTCTCCCTGACGGTGGACTGCAGCGTCCCCAAGGACCT GCTGGTGGAGACACCGTTTCCAGCATCTCTGTCAGTGAAGAGAGCCAGCTTCTACCTGGGCAacaggagaagaaggaaaggcGTGTTCACG GGCTTGCTGAGACAGCTTGTCCTGCTGCCCGGAGCCGATGCCACCCCTCGGGTATGCACCGCCATGAACTTTAAAGAAGCGACGCTCTCTGTTCCCACCGTCCTCCAGGATGTCCCTGCGAAGCCAGCGAGCAACGAGGTGCTAAAATACCCCTACG AGACCGACACGAAGGTGACCCTGGGGTCCCGTCCACCCTGCACCAAGCAGGAGAAGGCACAGTTCTGGTTCAACGCCTCCCGGCGAGGGCTGTACCTCTGCAACGGCAGCGCCTGGATTTCCTTGCTGGAAG TCAAACAAAGGCTGGACTACGTGGAGGAGTACCAGAGCCTGGTGACCAACTCTGAGACGATGGGGGTTGAGGTCTTCACCATCCCAAAGGTGGGACTGTTCGCAGCCACTGCCAACCGATACACTCCCCCGGGATCGGCCATCTATAAGTGGACTGATGGAAAGTTTGTGCCCTACCAGAACATCCCCACCTACCAAGCTCAGTCCTGGAAGTATTTCACCATAGGAAAGAAG ATCTTCCTAGCAGTGGCTAATTTTGAGCAGAATGACAGGGGTCAGGAGTTCTCTGTAATATACAAGTGGAGCCGCAGGAAAGAGAAATTCATCACGTACCAGAGGATCACCACGCACAGCGCTAGGGACTGGGAGGCATTTGTCATTGAGGGAGAGGCTTTCCTCGCAGTGGTCAACCACAGAGAAG GGAATAACCACAACATAGACAGTGTGATATACAGGTGGAACCCCAGGACAGGGTTGTTTGAAACCAACCAGACCATCCCTACCTCTGGAGCCTATGACTGGGAATTCTTCACCATTGGGCCGTATTCCTTCCTGGCTGTGGCTAACACGTTCAATGGCACATCCACTAAGATCTACTCGCACATCTACATCTGGCTCAGTGGCTCTTTCCAGCTCTTCCAGTCTATCCTG ACGTTTGGTGCTGCTGACTGGGAGGTCTTTCGTATCGGGGACAGAGTCTTCCTGGCTGTTGCGAACAGCCACAGCTATGACAGTGGGATGCCAGCACCTTCCAACTTTTACGCCATCAACTCCTCCATCTATGAGCTGAACATCACTGCCCAGATGTTTGTCAAATTCCAGGACCTCCTCACCTACAG CGCCCTGGACTGGGAGTTCTTCTCGGTGGGAGACGACTCTTTTCTGGTGGTAGCAAACTCCTTCGATGGCTTCACCTTCTCCGTTAACAGTATTATCTACAG GTGGCAAGGCTATGAAGGCTTCGTAGCGGCTCACCACCTCCCCACTGTCGGCTGTAGAGACTGGGAGGCATTTCACACCGCCGAGGGCTCCTACCTCCTCTACTCCAGTGCCAAGGAACCTCTTTCGAAGGTGCTCAAGCTGAAAACCACTTGA
- the LRRC3 gene encoding leucine-rich repeat-containing protein 3: MGEASQERRGATLLPRSCCGHRGIASSHAELAGCKMSLTTTPAASVAQAFFCLLLCVPWGSSCPPSCQCTERAGAKAVLCSSRHLEEIPKDIPKDAVFLKLDTNSITRIPSNAFRHLSHLEELDLSRNAIEKIDRAAFKGVAAGLRTLDLSSNRIRSIPKEALLALNAKLRLANNPWHCECALQEVLWEARLDPDSVQDITCHTAPREEYVGKPLLQVLDAGVNFCSVRQRTTDVAMFITMFGWFTMVIVYVICYVRHNREDTCKHVDYLKSLPSTQGHAETTSTAL, encoded by the coding sequence ATGGGAGAGGCATCGCAGGAGCGCAGAGGAGCCACCCTgctgcccaggagctgctgcggCCACCGGGGAATCGCCAGCAGCCATGCCGAGCTGGCTGGGTGCAAGATGAGCCTCACGACCACGCCGGCAGCCAGCGTCGCCCAggctttcttctgcctcttgctGTGCGTcccctggggcagctcctgccccccGAGCTGCCAGTGCACGGAGCGGGCAGGGGCGAAGGCTGTCCTCTGCAGCTCCCGGCACTTGGAGGAGATCCCCAAGGACATCCCCAAAGACGCGGTGTTCCTCAAGCTGGACACTAACAGCATCACCAGGATCCCCAGCAATGCTTTCAGGCACCTCTCCCACCTGGAGGAACTCGATCTCTCCAGGAATGCCATTGAGAAGATCGACAGGGCGGCTTTCAAAGGAGTGGCTGCTGGGCTGCGTACCCTCGACCTCTCCAGCAACCGCATCCGCAGCATCCCCAAGGAGGCCTTGCTGGCGCTCAATGCCAAGCTCCGGCTGGCCAACAACCCCTGGCACTGCGAGTGCGCCTTGCAGGAGGTGCTGTGGGAGGCGCGGCTGGACCCTGACTCCGTCCAGGACATCACCTGCCACACAGCCCCACGCGAGGAGTATGTGGGCAAGCCGCTGCTGCAGGTCCTGGATGCCGGTGTCAACTTCTGCAGCGTGCGCCAGAGGACCACGGACGTGGCCATGTTCATCACCATGTTCGGCTGGTTCACCATGGTCATTGTCTACGTGATCTGCTACGTCCGGCACAACCGCGAGGACACCTGCAAGCACGTGGATTACCTGAAGTCACTGCCGAGCACCCAGGGCCATGCAGAGACCACCAGCACCGCCCTGTAG
- the TSPEAR gene encoding thrombospondin-type laminin G domain and EAR repeat-containing protein isoform X1 produces the protein MSAPLLIWVVLLHWATSGDFVRGGRTWQHCTDLRPLDILSEVVPTGGLARGMRVFQVQGVRGFQLAASRPRALGFPASRLFIHCDRFPEEFSIIVTLRVLGVPAKRNEYIFTLMAEESPSVLVGLRYAPDKLHFLFWSQERAGGWQTRVTFHNVSLSDNQWHTLVLAVSGQSFSLTVDCSVPKDLLVETPFPASLSVKRASFYLGNRRRRKGVFTGLLRQLVLLPGADATPRVCTAMNFKEATLSVPTVLQDVPAKPASNEVLKYPYETDTKVTLGSRPPCTKQEKAQFWFNASRRGLYLCNGSAWISLLEVKQRLDYVEEYQSLVTNSETMGVEVFTIPKVGLFAATANRYTPPGSAIYKWTDGKFVPYQNIPTYQAQSWKYFTIGKKIFLAVANFEQNDRGQEFSVIYKWSRRKEKFITYQRITTHSARDWEAFVIEGEAFLAVVNHREGNNHNIDSVIYRWNPRTGLFETNQTIPTSGAYDWEFFTIGPYSFLAVANTFNGTSTKIYSHIYIWLSGSFQLFQSILTFGAADWEVFRIGDRVFLAVANSHSYDSGMPAPSNFYAINSSIYELNITAQMFVKFQDLLTYSALDWEFFSVGDDSFLVVANSFDGFTFSVNSIIYRWQGYEGFVAAHHLPTVGCRDWEAFHTAEGSYLLYSSAKEPLSKVLKLKTT, from the exons ATGTCGGCTCCGCTGCTGATCTGGGTTGTCCTCCTCCACTGGGCTACCAGCGGGGACTTCGTCCGGGGTGGCAGGACCTGGCAGCACTGCACAG ACCTGCGCCCGCTGGACATCCTCTCGGAGGTGGTCCCCACCGGCGGGCTCGCCCGCGGCATGAGGGTGTTTCAAGTGCAGGGGGTGCGTGGTTTCCAGCTCGCTGCCTCGCGGCCCCGCGCCCTGGGCTTCCCTGCCTCCCGCCTCTTCATCCACTGCGACCGCTTCCCTGAGGAGTTCTCCATCATCGTCACGCTGAGGGTCCTGGGCGTTCCTGCCAAG AGAAACGAGTACATCTTCACGCTGATGGCGGAGGAGAGCCCCAGCGTGCTGGTGGGGCTGCGCTACGCCCCCGACAAGCTCCACTTCCTCTTCTGGAGCCAGGAGCGCGCCGGCGGCTGGCAGACCCGCGTCACCTTCCACAACGTCTCCCTCTCTGACAACCAGTGGCACACGCTCGTCCTGGCCGTCTCCGGCCAGTCCTTCTCCCTGACGGTGGACTGCAGCGTCCCCAAGGACCT GCTGGTGGAGACACCGTTTCCAGCATCTCTGTCAGTGAAGAGAGCCAGCTTCTACCTGGGCAacaggagaagaaggaaaggcGTGTTCACG GGCTTGCTGAGACAGCTTGTCCTGCTGCCCGGAGCCGATGCCACCCCTCGGGTATGCACCGCCATGAACTTTAAAGAAGCGACGCTCTCTGTTCCCACCGTCCTCCAGGATGTCCCTGCGAAGCCAGCGAGCAACGAGGTGCTAAAATACCCCTACG AGACCGACACGAAGGTGACCCTGGGGTCCCGTCCACCCTGCACCAAGCAGGAGAAGGCACAGTTCTGGTTCAACGCCTCCCGGCGAGGGCTGTACCTCTGCAACGGCAGCGCCTGGATTTCCTTGCTGGAAG TCAAACAAAGGCTGGACTACGTGGAGGAGTACCAGAGCCTGGTGACCAACTCTGAGACGATGGGGGTTGAGGTCTTCACCATCCCAAAGGTGGGACTGTTCGCAGCCACTGCCAACCGATACACTCCCCCGGGATCGGCCATCTATAAGTGGACTGATGGAAAGTTTGTGCCCTACCAGAACATCCCCACCTACCAAGCTCAGTCCTGGAAGTATTTCACCATAGGAAAGAAG ATCTTCCTAGCAGTGGCTAATTTTGAGCAGAATGACAGGGGTCAGGAGTTCTCTGTAATATACAAGTGGAGCCGCAGGAAAGAGAAATTCATCACGTACCAGAGGATCACCACGCACAGCGCTAGGGACTGGGAGGCATTTGTCATTGAGGGAGAGGCTTTCCTCGCAGTGGTCAACCACAGAGAAG GGAATAACCACAACATAGACAGTGTGATATACAGGTGGAACCCCAGGACAGGGTTGTTTGAAACCAACCAGACCATCCCTACCTCTGGAGCCTATGACTGGGAATTCTTCACCATTGGGCCGTATTCCTTCCTGGCTGTGGCTAACACGTTCAATGGCACATCCACTAAGATCTACTCGCACATCTACATCTGGCTCAGTGGCTCTTTCCAGCTCTTCCAGTCTATCCTG ACGTTTGGTGCTGCTGACTGGGAGGTCTTTCGTATCGGGGACAGAGTCTTCCTGGCTGTTGCGAACAGCCACAGCTATGACAGTGGGATGCCAGCACCTTCCAACTTTTACGCCATCAACTCCTCCATCTATGAGCTGAACATCACTGCCCAGATGTTTGTCAAATTCCAGGACCTCCTCACCTACAG CGCCCTGGACTGGGAGTTCTTCTCGGTGGGAGACGACTCTTTTCTGGTGGTAGCAAACTCCTTCGATGGCTTCACCTTCTCCGTTAACAGTATTATCTACAG GTGGCAAGGCTATGAAGGCTTCGTAGCGGCTCACCACCTCCCCACTGTCGGCTGTAGAGACTGGGAGGCATTTCACACCGCCGAGGGCTCCTACCTCCTCTACTCCAGTGCCAAGGAACCTCTTTCGAAGGTGCTCAAGCTGAAAACCACTTGA